The Streptococcus toyakuensis genome has a window encoding:
- the rpsI gene encoding 30S ribosomal protein S9, producing the protein MSQAQYAGTGRRKNAVARVRLVPGTGKITVNKKDVEEYIPHADLRLVINQPFAVTSTAGSYDVFVNVVGGGYAGQSGAIRHGIARALLQVDPDFRDSLKRAGLLTRDSRKVERKKPGLKKARKASQFSKR; encoded by the coding sequence ATGTCACAAGCACAATATGCAGGTACTGGACGTCGTAAAAACGCTGTTGCACGCGTTCGCCTTGTTCCAGGAACTGGTAAAATCACTGTTAACAAAAAAGATGTTGAAGAGTACATCCCACACGCTGACCTTCGTCTTGTTATCAACCAACCATTCGCAGTTACTTCAACTGCAGGTTCATACGACGTTTTCGTTAACGTTGTAGGTGGTGGATACGCTGGTCAATCAGGAGCTATCCGTCACGGTATCGCTCGTGCCCTTCTTCAAGTAGACCCAGACTTCCGCGATTCATTGAAACGCGCAGGACTTCTTACACGTGACTCACGTAAAGTTGAACGTAAGAAACCAGGTCTTAAGAAAGCTCGTAAAGCTTCACAATTCTCAAAACGTTAA
- a CDS encoding sensor histidine kinase, with product MKLNHDLSKKHSIHFFFKLLLVLLLINILINIAMSNITRNFIKNQNIVHLRSSIEIYADSVNEKLHSVERFMYSTITHNESLENLNHVQTFLEYQETLKKVQTSFTEFEYQNETHMTFLLETDSTDHFINVSNLYIPYEDYLLLKSNLKSLRSDISDRKWKNVTTKNSEYLVKSVHYEGKIIYAVISSEDILKPLRKLNIGNNGKLSLKEPNNIPSENYLIHAQNEKTHLPFDIYVLVDYAEVFRNITLLEVFLSAVPIIITILSIIIILYIRQWMIKPITRLTERLSQLGDSIPPSEFFISEGILEIDKANDKLNKVIFDMQELKIREYHSQLELKKIELNYLKNQIRPHFYLNMLSMIHSMLQTKNYKEIEELTILTSNYLRHLFMANQDFSELKDEVQHIRDYLEIQRIRYGNSIYFSLDYNDDLQNTLVPSLLLQTFIENTIKHGFSFQDLFTILLSIKKVKTENSDYIQICIEDNGPGFSEEILSKLNQKQSLITEDGHHIGITNTIERLNLLYPNDYTITFKNNEEGGAKILLLIPYKIIDGGYNEHLIS from the coding sequence ATGAAATTAAATCACGACTTATCAAAAAAACATTCCATTCATTTTTTCTTTAAACTCCTACTTGTACTACTATTGATAAATATTTTAATCAATATTGCTATGAGTAACATAACCAGAAATTTTATTAAAAACCAAAATATAGTACACCTACGTAGTTCAATTGAAATTTATGCTGATTCTGTTAATGAGAAATTGCATTCTGTAGAACGCTTTATGTACTCAACAATAACGCATAATGAATCTTTAGAGAACTTAAATCATGTACAAACGTTTCTTGAGTATCAAGAAACTCTTAAAAAAGTTCAAACTAGCTTTACAGAGTTTGAATATCAAAATGAAACTCATATGACATTCTTATTAGAAACCGATAGTACTGATCATTTTATAAATGTCTCCAATCTTTATATTCCATATGAAGATTATCTACTGTTAAAATCAAATCTAAAATCATTGCGTAGTGATATAAGTGACCGTAAATGGAAAAATGTAACTACTAAAAACAGCGAATACTTAGTTAAATCTGTTCATTACGAAGGAAAAATCATTTATGCCGTCATATCTTCAGAAGATATCCTAAAACCTCTAAGAAAACTCAATATTGGAAATAATGGTAAACTTTCCCTAAAAGAGCCTAACAATATACCCTCCGAAAACTACCTGATTCATGCTCAAAATGAAAAAACGCATTTACCTTTCGATATTTATGTTTTAGTCGATTATGCCGAAGTCTTTAGAAATATCACACTCTTAGAAGTATTTTTATCAGCCGTTCCTATCATTATCACCATTTTATCAATCATCATTATCCTGTATATTCGTCAGTGGATGATTAAACCAATAACAAGACTCACTGAACGACTCTCTCAACTTGGGGACTCCATCCCCCCTTCTGAATTTTTTATATCTGAAGGTATACTAGAAATTGATAAGGCAAATGATAAACTTAATAAAGTAATATTTGACATGCAAGAATTAAAAATACGGGAATACCATTCACAACTAGAACTTAAGAAGATAGAACTTAATTATCTTAAGAACCAAATTCGTCCGCATTTCTACTTAAATATGTTATCAATGATTCATAGTATGCTTCAAACAAAAAACTATAAGGAAATTGAAGAGTTAACTATCCTAACTTCAAATTATCTCCGTCATTTATTTATGGCTAATCAAGATTTTTCAGAACTTAAAGATGAAGTTCAGCATATTAGAGATTATTTAGAAATACAACGAATTCGATATGGAAATAGCATCTACTTTTCACTAGACTACAATGATGACCTACAAAATACTCTTGTTCCATCGTTACTGTTACAAACATTTATTGAAAACACAATCAAACACGGTTTTTCATTTCAGGATTTATTTACAATTTTGCTATCGATAAAAAAAGTAAAAACTGAGAACTCAGATTATATTCAGATTTGTATCGAGGATAATGGTCCAGGTTTCTCTGAAGAAATTTTATCAAAACTAAATCAGAAACAGTCTCTAATAACAGAAGATGGACATCATATCGGGATCACAAACACCATCGAACGTTTAAATCTTCTCTATCCCAACGACTATACTATTACATTTAAAAATAATGAAGAAGGTGGAGCTAAAATTCTTTTACTCATTCCATACAAGATTATAGACGGAGGTTATAATGAACATCTTATTAGTTGA
- the rplM gene encoding 50S ribosomal protein L13 → MNKTTFMAKPGQVERKWYVVDATDVPLGRLSAVVASVLRGKNKPTFTPHTDTGDFVIVINAEKVKLTGKKATDKIYYTHSNHPGGLKQISAGELRSKNAVRLIEKSVKGMLPHNTLGRAQGMKLKVFVGAEHTHAAQQPEVLDISGLI, encoded by the coding sequence ATGAACAAAACAACATTTATGGCTAAACCAGGCCAAGTTGAACGTAAATGGTACGTAGTTGACGCAACTGATGTACCACTTGGACGTCTTTCTGCAGTAGTTGCTAGCGTACTTCGCGGAAAAAACAAACCAACATTTACACCACACACTGATACAGGTGACTTTGTGATTGTTATCAATGCTGAAAAAGTTAAATTGACTGGTAAAAAAGCAACTGATAAAATCTACTACACTCACTCAAACCACCCAGGTGGATTGAAACAAATCTCTGCAGGTGAACTTCGTTCTAAAAATGCAGTACGTTTGATCGAGAAATCAGTTAAAGGTATGCTTCCACACAATACTCTTGGACGCGCTCAAGGTATGAAGTTGAAAGTATTTGTTGGAGCTGAGCACACTCACGCTGCACAACAACCAGAAGTTCTTGATATTTCAGGACTTATCTAA
- a CDS encoding ABC transporter ATP-binding protein, translating into MLEVRSLEKSFGSKQVLFGIDFQARPGRILGLVGKNGAGKTTIFHSILKFLEYQGEISLDGQNIRQETYARIGYLPEERSLMPKLTVLEQVRYLATLKGMDAKEIKEKLPQWMKKLEVKGKLTDKIKSLSKGNQQKIQLIITLIHEPDLIILDEPFSGLDPVNTELLKQVIFQEKERGATIIFSDHVMTNVEELCDDILMIRDGRVVLHGPVQDVRNQYGKTRLFVSSERSKEELENLPHVKQVSLTKQGSWKLILEDESAGRELFPILTQGQYIATFDQQAPTIDEIFKLESGVEV; encoded by the coding sequence ATGCTAGAGGTAAGAAGTCTAGAGAAAAGTTTTGGATCCAAGCAAGTTTTGTTTGGTATTGACTTTCAAGCGCGACCAGGTCGTATTTTGGGATTAGTCGGGAAAAACGGTGCTGGGAAGACAACAATTTTCCACAGTATTTTGAAGTTTTTAGAATATCAAGGAGAAATTAGTCTAGATGGTCAGAATATTCGTCAGGAAACCTACGCTCGGATTGGCTATCTGCCTGAAGAACGCAGTCTTATGCCTAAATTGACTGTCCTTGAACAAGTTCGTTACTTGGCGACTCTAAAAGGTATGGATGCCAAGGAAATCAAGGAAAAACTCCCTCAATGGATGAAGAAGTTGGAAGTGAAAGGGAAACTGACTGATAAGATCAAGAGTCTGTCAAAAGGGAATCAGCAGAAGATTCAGCTCATTATTACTCTGATTCATGAGCCAGACTTGATTATCTTGGATGAGCCTTTCAGTGGATTGGACCCAGTCAATACTGAATTGCTAAAGCAAGTCATTTTTCAGGAAAAAGAGCGCGGAGCAACCATTATCTTTTCTGACCATGTCATGACCAACGTCGAGGAGCTTTGTGACGATATTCTCATGATCCGAGATGGCCGTGTAGTCTTGCATGGGCCAGTCCAGGATGTCCGTAATCAATACGGGAAAACGCGTCTCTTTGTTTCAAGTGAACGAAGCAAGGAAGAATTGGAAAATCTTCCTCATGTCAAACAGGTGAGCTTGACCAAGCAAGGCAGTTGGAAATTGATCTTGGAGGATGAGAGCGCTGGAAGGGAACTTTTCCCAATCTTGACTCAAGGTCAATATATCGCAACTTTTGACCAGCAAGCGCCAACAATCGATGAAATCTTTAAACTAGAATCAGGGGTGGAAGTATGA
- a CDS encoding HEPN domain-containing protein codes for MKFKDYTWNKEFEIKGYFSERSDDIVSKDNLSGILHYSPSEIVLELFGGFEEESGISFGFGKCLEKIYGFSSNGNILILNTYGEPMVHSSSPGFPITRYRVKNFKIYSVFYNELGNFDYSSEAFKDLINELDSEKIKEYNFSFEHIEEWIEKSLVTVKYRDNQTIFESAVSEYQPTKVLIRSLGMNFEDVAILHSSYTTTSFTSDYFIKLISADLNIRYFDEFYQASHKFKEFIEILSNIPLSFTSIEFLVLYKMIDGKRMPLIKGKFFVQHSRKSQKWKSYSQQDISLRALEDSFEHILNHWFDKSEELEFIVRQFSKNLHGDLYLEDQLVDAIRNLEVYSRNFKNFKNPKCLSDVEEKARQSLFDFINTHLLEEVRRKFRNKLKFNQKEPNLAERLKNLFDSIDELNLSKIFSNSERELLIIKLIQTRNYYTHGDSKDNYPEMITDIREMYETKLLLQEVLRYYIYQELDMKYKYKKF; via the coding sequence ATGAAATTTAAAGATTACACTTGGAATAAAGAGTTTGAAATAAAAGGGTATTTTTCAGAACGTTCCGACGATATAGTTAGTAAGGATAACTTGAGCGGTATTTTACATTATTCTCCTAGTGAAATTGTATTAGAATTATTTGGTGGATTTGAAGAGGAATCAGGCATTTCATTCGGTTTTGGTAAGTGTTTGGAAAAGATATATGGTTTCTCCAGTAATGGTAATATTTTAATTTTAAATACTTATGGTGAACCAATGGTACATTCCTCATCTCCTGGATTTCCGATAACTAGATATAGAGTAAAAAATTTTAAAATTTACAGTGTATTTTATAATGAGCTTGGAAATTTTGATTATAGTTCTGAGGCCTTTAAAGATTTAATTAATGAATTAGATTCTGAAAAAATCAAGGAATATAATTTTAGCTTTGAACATATTGAGGAATGGATTGAAAAATCATTGGTAACTGTTAAATATAGAGACAATCAAACTATTTTTGAAAGTGCAGTAAGTGAATATCAACCAACAAAAGTGTTAATAAGATCACTAGGAATGAACTTTGAAGATGTGGCAATACTCCATTCTTCATATACAACTACGTCATTTACCAGTGATTATTTTATTAAACTTATTTCAGCTGATTTAAATATAAGATATTTTGATGAATTTTATCAAGCTTCACATAAGTTTAAGGAATTTATTGAGATTTTATCAAATATACCATTGTCTTTTACTAGTATTGAATTTCTTGTTCTTTATAAAATGATAGATGGTAAGCGTATGCCACTTATAAAAGGCAAATTCTTTGTTCAGCATTCTAGAAAATCCCAAAAATGGAAATCGTATTCTCAGCAAGATATTTCTTTGAGGGCATTAGAAGATAGTTTTGAACATATTTTAAATCATTGGTTTGATAAATCTGAGGAACTTGAATTTATAGTGAGACAATTTTCAAAAAATCTTCATGGTGATTTATATTTGGAAGATCAGTTGGTTGATGCTATTAGGAATTTGGAAGTTTACTCTAGAAATTTTAAGAATTTTAAAAATCCGAAATGTTTATCTGATGTTGAAGAAAAAGCTAGACAATCTTTGTTTGACTTTATAAACACACATCTTTTAGAAGAGGTAAGAAGAAAATTTAGAAATAAATTGAAATTTAATCAAAAAGAGCCTAACCTTGCCGAACGTTTAAAAAATTTATTCGATTCAATTGATGAGCTTAATCTGTCTAAAATTTTTTCGAATAGTGAGAGAGAATTACTAATAATAAAATTAATTCAAACACGAAATTACTATACTCATGGTGATTCGAAAGATAACTATCCAGAAATGATAACAGATATCAGGGAGATGTATGAAACAAAATTGCTTCTTCAAGAAGTGCTGAGATATTATATTTATCAAGAATTGGATATGAAATATAAATATAAAAAATTCTAA
- a CDS encoding ATP-binding protein codes for MNYIKRPHYLDFLRRHRDRQIIKVVSGVRRAGKSVLFQLYKEELLATGVDEDQIISINFEDLSYYDLRHFQTLYAYIKDQLVSEKTYYIFLDEIQHVEKFELVADSLFILPNVDLYLTGSNAYFMSSQLATNLTGRYVEIEVLPLSFEEYLSGQSLTENLNTTEIFNNYLFSAFPYLLQTSSYAEKIDYLRGIYNSILLNDIVTRLGNPNPTIIERIVRTLLSSTGSLISTNKIRNTLVSQNVSISHNTLENYLTTLTDSLLFYSVPRFDVKGRALLQRLEKYYPVDLGLRHLLLPDHKEDIGHILENMVYLELRRRYSQVYVGNLDKYEVDFVVVTDLGHYTYYQVSETTLAPETLERELRPLEAIKDQFPKYLLTMDTIQPTANYNGIEKKNIIDWLLEK; via the coding sequence ATGAACTATATTAAAAGACCACATTATTTAGATTTTTTAAGAAGACATCGTGACCGACAAATCATCAAAGTTGTGAGTGGAGTTAGACGAGCTGGTAAATCTGTTCTCTTTCAACTCTATAAAGAGGAGTTACTAGCAACTGGGGTAGACGAGGATCAAATCATATCCATCAATTTTGAGGATCTGAGTTACTATGACCTCCGACATTTTCAAACATTATACGCTTATATAAAAGATCAATTAGTTAGCGAGAAAACATACTATATCTTTTTAGATGAAATTCAACATGTTGAGAAATTTGAACTGGTAGCAGATAGTCTATTCATCCTACCAAATGTTGACCTCTATTTGACTGGATCAAACGCCTACTTTATGAGCAGCCAATTAGCAACAAACTTGACTGGTCGGTATGTTGAGATAGAGGTTCTTCCTTTGTCATTTGAAGAATATCTATCAGGTCAATCTCTCACAGAAAATCTGAATACAACAGAAATTTTTAACAATTATCTCTTTAGTGCTTTCCCTTACTTATTGCAAACATCATCTTACGCTGAAAAAATTGATTATCTAAGAGGAATATATAACTCAATACTGTTAAATGATATTGTAACTAGATTAGGAAATCCAAATCCTACTATTATTGAACGCATTGTCCGAACCCTTCTCAGTAGTACAGGTAGCTTAATATCAACAAATAAGATTCGCAATACCCTGGTCAGCCAAAACGTTTCAATCTCCCATAATACTTTGGAAAATTATTTGACGACTTTGACAGATAGTTTGCTTTTTTATTCCGTTCCACGTTTTGATGTAAAAGGTAGAGCATTATTGCAACGCTTAGAAAAATATTATCCCGTTGATTTAGGTTTACGACATCTCTTATTACCAGACCACAAAGAAGACATTGGGCATATCTTGGAAAATATGGTATATTTAGAATTGAGACGTAGATATTCACAAGTATATGTTGGTAATTTAGATAAATATGAGGTTGATTTTGTTGTTGTAACTGATCTTGGTCACTACACTTATTATCAAGTCAGTGAAACAACACTTGCTCCAGAAACACTAGAAAGAGAACTTAGACCACTAGAAGCCATTAAAGATCAATTCCCAAAATATCTATTAACAATGGATACGATTCAGCCAACAGCCAATTACAATGGTATTGAGAAGAAAAATATCATAGATTGGTTACTAGAAAAGTAG
- a CDS encoding ABC transporter permease, with product MRNMWVVIKETYLRHVKSWSFFFMVISPFLFLGISVGIAYLQGSSMAKNDKVAVVTTVPSVEDGLKGTNGINFDYQDEASAQAAIKDEKLKGYLTIDQEDSVLKAVYHGETSLEIAIKLGVTSKLNELQDQLNRSAANLSQEQEKRLEQTVNFTEKIDESKENKKMIQTFAAAGLGFFLYMILITYASVTAQEVASEKGTKIMEVVFSSIRASHYFYARMLALLLVILTHIGIYVVGGLAAILLFKDLPILAQSGILNHIGEAFSLNTLLFVLVSLFMYVVLAAFLGSMVSRPEDSGKALSPLMILIIGGFFGVTALGAAGDNLILKIGSYIPFISSFFMPFRAINGYANGLEAWISLAITIAFAVTATVFIGRMYASLVLQTDDLGPWKTFRRALSYK from the coding sequence ATGAGAAATATGTGGGTTGTAATCAAGGAAACCTATCTTCGACATGTCAAATCGTGGAGTTTCTTCTTTATGGTGATTTCGCCGTTCCTCTTTTTAGGAATCTCTGTAGGAATTGCCTATCTCCAAGGCTCTTCAATGGCTAAAAATGATAAAGTGGCAGTAGTGACAACAGTGCCATCTGTGGAAGATGGGCTTAAGGGTACCAATGGTATCAACTTTGATTATCAGGATGAAGCAAGTGCTCAAGCTGCTATCAAGGATGAAAAATTAAAAGGCTATCTGACCATTGACCAAGAGGATAGTGTCTTGAAGGCAGTTTATCACGGTGAAACTTCCCTTGAGATTGCTATTAAGCTAGGAGTAACGAGCAAGTTAAATGAGCTTCAAGATCAACTCAATCGTTCGGCAGCCAATTTGTCACAAGAACAGGAAAAACGCTTGGAACAAACAGTTAACTTTACGGAGAAAATTGATGAATCCAAGGAAAATAAAAAAATGATTCAAACCTTTGCGGCCGCAGGGCTTGGTTTCTTCCTTTATATGATTTTGATTACCTATGCTAGTGTCACTGCTCAGGAAGTGGCTAGCGAGAAAGGAACCAAAATTATGGAGGTGGTCTTCTCTAGTATCCGAGCTAGTCATTATTTCTACGCTCGCATGCTGGCTCTGCTTCTTGTGATTTTGACCCATATTGGCATTTACGTCGTGGGTGGACTTGCTGCCATTCTTCTCTTTAAAGACCTACCAATCTTGGCACAATCTGGTATTTTAAACCATATAGGAGAGGCTTTCTCGCTCAACACCTTATTGTTTGTCTTGGTTAGCCTCTTTATGTACGTTGTTTTAGCAGCCTTCCTAGGTTCTATGGTTTCTCGTCCTGAGGATTCAGGAAAAGCCTTGTCGCCTTTGATGATTTTGATTATAGGTGGTTTTTTTGGAGTGACAGCTCTAGGTGCAGCTGGTGACAATCTCATCTTGAAGATTGGTTCATATATTCCCTTTATTTCGTCCTTCTTCATGCCATTTAGAGCCATTAATGGCTATGCAAATGGGTTAGAAGCTTGGATTTCGCTTGCGATTACGATTGCTTTTGCAGTAACTGCAACAGTCTTTATCGGACGTATGTATGCTAGTCTCGTTCTGCAAACAGATGATTTAGGTCCTTGGAAAACCTTTAGACGTGCCTTATCTTATAAATAG
- a CDS encoding response regulator transcription factor gives MNILLVDDDRFIIEALREKINWAKLHIDIVYVAYSLTQAQNIIREHPIDLMISDIEMPQGSGLELLSWIRNEKYDIKTIFLTNYADFNYAQKAIELQSFEYYLKPINFEKLEFIIQKAISKIENHNLNGKNDSLLQIEDNFWYDYLRKPQISRIDELENIASKQDFILKQHQYFFLAVLTINLNEEDYSVETPSWTSQLKRELQIISQPSYNLISLFKMESQVDQYVCLFRVDSSKRSDKLAYEIHSQISNNFSKYSNIIYKSCHKISDILFHTKELYTYNEQYVSYWNTITCVPHSFPTSFKTETLSITFLDTLSEYELREKINSLAYNSQIPTFTLQQILLDWIQQIGIYLDQNGISAHKLFQNSTHDFLFQRRFHSIESFQDYFDYYWSHAKKFATNIENQKNSIQRIVEYIDHHYYEDINRSILADVVYLSADHLARIFKKETGETLVKYITDKRINAAKSLLSQTNISISQVSCQVGYDNYSYFTKIFKQRTGLSPGDYRKTYQNKM, from the coding sequence ATGAACATCTTATTAGTTGATGACGATCGTTTTATCATTGAAGCTTTACGAGAGAAAATAAATTGGGCTAAACTACACATTGACATTGTTTATGTTGCCTATAGCCTCACTCAAGCTCAAAATATTATTAGAGAGCATCCTATTGATCTCATGATAAGCGATATAGAAATGCCTCAAGGCAGCGGCCTCGAACTCTTATCTTGGATTAGAAATGAAAAATATGATATAAAAACAATTTTTTTAACTAATTACGCCGACTTCAACTATGCTCAAAAAGCAATTGAATTGCAAAGCTTTGAATACTATCTAAAACCCATTAACTTTGAAAAATTAGAATTTATTATTCAAAAAGCCATTAGTAAAATTGAGAATCATAACTTAAATGGAAAAAATGATTCACTTTTACAAATAGAAGATAATTTCTGGTATGATTACCTTAGAAAACCTCAAATTTCTCGCATTGATGAACTAGAAAACATAGCGAGCAAACAAGATTTTATTCTTAAACAACACCAGTATTTTTTCCTCGCAGTTTTAACCATTAATCTTAATGAAGAAGATTATTCTGTAGAAACTCCATCATGGACTTCTCAACTAAAAAGAGAACTTCAAATAATTTCACAACCTTCTTATAATCTGATAAGTCTATTCAAAATGGAAAGCCAGGTCGATCAATATGTTTGTCTCTTTAGAGTAGACTCTTCCAAACGTAGTGACAAACTGGCATATGAAATTCATTCTCAAATTTCCAATAACTTTAGTAAATACTCAAACATTATATATAAGAGTTGCCATAAAATATCCGATATTTTATTTCATACCAAAGAACTCTACACTTATAATGAACAATATGTTTCTTATTGGAATACTATTACATGTGTTCCACATAGTTTCCCAACTTCCTTTAAAACAGAAACTCTTTCAATTACTTTTTTAGACACCTTAAGTGAATACGAATTAAGAGAAAAAATTAATTCACTTGCCTATAATTCTCAAATTCCTACTTTCACACTACAACAAATTTTACTAGATTGGATTCAACAAATAGGGATATATCTAGATCAAAATGGAATTTCAGCACATAAATTATTCCAAAATAGCACTCATGATTTCCTATTCCAACGACGTTTTCATTCAATTGAATCATTTCAAGATTACTTTGATTATTACTGGTCACATGCTAAGAAATTTGCAACAAACATTGAAAACCAAAAAAATAGTATTCAACGCATCGTCGAATACATAGATCATCACTACTATGAAGATATAAATCGTTCTATCTTAGCAGATGTTGTTTATCTCAGTGCAGATCATTTAGCTAGAATTTTTAAAAAAGAAACTGGAGAAACTCTTGTTAAATATATAACGGATAAGCGCATTAATGCTGCTAAATCTCTCCTATCTCAAACAAATATCTCGATATCACAAGTATCTTGTCAAGTAGGGTATGATAATTATTCTTACTTTACTAAAATTTTTAAACAAAGGACTGGACTTTCTCCTGGAGATTACCGTAAAACTTATCAAAACAAAATGTAA